The DNA segment CCGAGCTGCGGGCACACCGCGATCCAGAGGAATGAGTACCCGACGGACGGAAGCTGCCGTGCCTGTGGCAGCCCGCTGCCAGGGGTGTGGGAGGTCAGACAATGATGGGCACATCTGTTCGTAATCCGGCAGTTGCCGGAAAGTTTTATCCCCGCAGTGCTGCCGAACTGGATCAGGTGGTCGCCGGACTGCTGACGCGGGCCAGCACGCGGCTGCAGGATGTCTCCGGTTTGCCGGATGCTGCCAACCGGACGGCCGGGACGGTGCGTGCCGTGATCGCCCCGCATGCCGGGTATATGTTCAGCGGCAGCATTGCGGCGCTGTCCTTTGCTGCAGCAGCGCAGTATCGTGATGCCCCGCCTCGCCGGGTGATCCTGCTGGGGCCGGCCCATTATGCCGCGGGGATTACCGTTGCCCTGCCGCAGGCTGACAGCTTTCGCACCCCGCTTGGCGACCATCCGGTAGACGGCGAGGCGATGCAGCGCCTGCTCCAAACCGGCCTGGCCGAGACCAACGGGGCCGCCCACAGCGCCGAGCATTCGCTGGAGGTTATGCTGCCCTTTATTATGGCGGTGTGGGGCGCGCTGCCAATCCTGCCGCTGCTGTGCTCGCGCATCGCGCCGGAGCGGCTGGCAGAGATTCTGGTGGAGGAGATCGGCCCGGGTGACCTGCTGGTTGTGAGCAGTGACCTGAGCCATTTTCATCCGGCAGCAACCGCCGAGCAGCTGGATAATGCCCTGCTCGAAGCCTGGGAGCAGGGCGATCCCCACGGGGTGAGTCAGGGTGAAGCCTGCGGCAAGCTGCCGATACTGGCTTCGATGGCGCTGGCTCGCCAGCAGGGCTGGCGACACAGAGTGTTGGGCTATGCTCATTCCGGCGCGGCCGGTATCGGCAGCGAAAGCGTGGTGGGCTACGGAGCCGGGATGTATTATGCATCTTCAGAGTAACGGAGGGGCACGATGCCAGAGCAGCAGAAATCTCCCAGTGTAGTAACCGGGCACGAGGCAGCGGTGCTGCTGCAGATAGCCCGGGAAGCAGTACATCAGGTGGTGTGTTCGGGAGCCGTCAAGGCTGTCCCCGACGATCTGAAGCAGCAGACCGCCGAGGCAGCAGCATCCTGTCCCGGACTGCAGCGCAAGGGGGCGGTGTTTGTCACCCTGACCCGCAGACAGGACAATGATCTGAGAGGCTGTATCGGCAGCCTTCATGCCCGGTATCCGCTGTGGGAGGATACGGTTGCCAATGCGGCGGCGGCCGCTCAGCGTGACCCCCGCTTTCCGCCGGTGCGCGAGGCCGAGCTGGCCGGACTGCAGCTGGAACTGTCGGTGCTGGGCCCGGCGCAGGAACTGGAGTACACCGGTCCAGAGGATCTGATCGCCCGGCTGCGGCCGGGGATCGACGGGGTGGTGCTGTCTCTGCGGGGACGCAGGGCAACCTTCCTGCCCCAGGTCTGGACGCGGCTGCCCAGACCCGAGCAGTTTCTGGGGCAGCTATGCCACAAGGCCGGGCTGTTCTCCGGGGCCTGGCGTCAGGAGCACCCGACGATCGCCGTGTACCAGGTTCAGTCAATCGGCCCGGAGCCCCTGGTAACCTCCCCTTAGATGCTGTGTGAGGTGATCACATCCACCCCGGTACCGGCCACATCGGCCTCGATCACCGACCCGATCGGCAGCGGGGCTTCCAGCTGGCGGTCATGCAGGTCCTGCAAGAGCTGGTCGATATGCTCAATCGGCAGTGCGGCGGTTGTTCGTACCGGAACCCGGGCCAGCAGCGGTGATCCACTGACCCGGCAGGTAGTGGTAACCATCCGCTTGGGAGAGAACCATTCTTCCTGGGCATACACCTCGCCGCGCTTGCATTTGTTGCCGGAGACCGTAATCCCGTCTCCTTTCGGCGCAACGGTAAGGCGACAGCCGATCGGACAGGCGATACAAATCATTTCTTTTTTCTGACTCATTGCAGACGTACCTCCAGTACCGAATCCTTGCGAATCCTGGCCGGATCCAGCTTGAGTTTCTTCATGTTGATCTCGATCATCTCCGAGGGCTGTACATGGGATTTTTTATACTCCTTGATAACCGCCGAGTCCATCAGAACCTGTACCACCGCATCGTTCTTGACGATCATTGGCCGGAAGTAGATGATCTCGGGGCGTTCGGGGTTGTGCGCGGCGGGTGCGACATAGCGGATGTTTGCTCCCGGTTTGATGCGCACCTGCCGCGACGGCTGGTAGCCCTGCAGGTATTCGGCAACATGGGCCCCGGCTCGTCGCGACTCGGCCGATACAAAGTCGACCAGGTCATGCACATGCAGCACGTTTCCGCAGGAGAACAGTCCGGGTACCGTGGTCATCATCCGGCTGTCTACCATCGGACCGTTGGTCAGCGGATTGAGCTCGGCTCCCAGGGTGCGGGCCAGTTCATGTGAGGGGATCAGGCCGACCGACAGGAGCAGGGTGTCGCACTCGATCGAAAAGGTGGCATCGTGGTCGGGGCGTCCCCCCTCCAGCGGGGTGATGTCCACCGATTCGACCCGCCGTTTCCCGTGTATCCCGGACACCACATGGCTCAGATACAGCGGGATATCGAAGTCATTCAGACACTGGGATATGTTGCGGGTGAGTCCCGACGGATAGGGCTGAATCTCGACTACCGCATGGACCTTGCAGCCGGACCAGGTCATGCGACGGGCCATGATCAGCCCGATATCTCC comes from the Spirochaeta africana DSM 8902 genome and includes:
- a CDS encoding DUF1667 domain-containing protein, yielding MSQKKEMICIACPIGCRLTVAPKGDGITVSGNKCKRGEVYAQEEWFSPKRMVTTTCRVSGSPLLARVPVRTTAALPIEHIDQLLQDLHDRQLEAPLPIGSVIEADVAGTGVDVITSHSI
- the amrB gene encoding AmmeMemoRadiSam system protein B, which translates into the protein MMGTSVRNPAVAGKFYPRSAAELDQVVAGLLTRASTRLQDVSGLPDAANRTAGTVRAVIAPHAGYMFSGSIAALSFAAAAQYRDAPPRRVILLGPAHYAAGITVALPQADSFRTPLGDHPVDGEAMQRLLQTGLAETNGAAHSAEHSLEVMLPFIMAVWGALPILPLLCSRIAPERLAEILVEEIGPGDLLVVSSDLSHFHPAATAEQLDNALLEAWEQGDPHGVSQGEACGKLPILASMALARQQGWRHRVLGYAHSGAAGIGSESVVGYGAGMYYASSE
- a CDS encoding NAD(P)/FAD-dependent oxidoreductase — encoded protein: MRNQSYDAIVIGGGAAGMSAAAEIARRGYSTAIIERDPVLGGILLQCIHNGFGLHEFKEELTGPEYAERWEHLVAQENIDVFCDTTVIDMSESGDASDAKTAVCVSPREGMFQLSARAVVLATGCRERNRGGIRIPGTRPAGVYTAGLAQRMVNLEGYLPGKDIVIVGSGDIGLIMARRMTWSGCKVHAVVEIQPYPSGLTRNISQCLNDFDIPLYLSHVVSGIHGKRRVESVDITPLEGGRPDHDATFSIECDTLLLSVGLIPSHELARTLGAELNPLTNGPMVDSRMMTTVPGLFSCGNVLHVHDLVDFVSAESRRAGAHVAEYLQGYQPSRQVRIKPGANIRYVAPAAHNPERPEIIYFRPMIVKNDAVVQVLMDSAVIKEYKKSHVQPSEMIEINMKKLKLDPARIRKDSVLEVRLQ
- the amrA gene encoding AmmeMemoRadiSam system protein A, with amino-acid sequence MPEQQKSPSVVTGHEAAVLLQIAREAVHQVVCSGAVKAVPDDLKQQTAEAAASCPGLQRKGAVFVTLTRRQDNDLRGCIGSLHARYPLWEDTVANAAAAAQRDPRFPPVREAELAGLQLELSVLGPAQELEYTGPEDLIARLRPGIDGVVLSLRGRRATFLPQVWTRLPRPEQFLGQLCHKAGLFSGAWRQEHPTIAVYQVQSIGPEPLVTSP